One genomic region from Bartonella australis AUST/NH1 encodes:
- a CDS encoding Rne/Rng family ribonuclease — protein MSNKMLIDASHPEETRVVVVHGNKIEEFDFESEHKKQLKGNVYLARITRVEPSLQAAFVEYGGNRHGFLAFSEIHPDYYQIPVADRLALLEEEENAAINENDANDLTEETHQSKKRLRKKNKNDDVAAANIESDIISETITADDTEEALDTNAPDDDIEMVGAEDVSEELPAYQYKQRRHYKIQEVIKRRQILLVQVIKEERGNKGAALTTYLSLAGRYSVLMPNTARGGGISRKITNIQHRKRLKEIVKELAVPRGMGVILRTAGANRTKAEIKRDYEYLIRLWDTIRTLTLKSTAPCLIHEESNLIKRSIRDLYNKNISEVLVSGDQGYREAKDFMRMLMPSHAKVVQPYRDPTPILARNNIETQLDKMFYPQVSLKSGGYLVINQTEALVAIDVNSGRSTKEHSVEKTALQTNLEAAEEVARQLRLRDLAGLIVIDFIDMLENRNIKLVEKKLKDCLKNDRARIQVGHISHFGLLEMSRQRIRISVLESTTQPCPHCAGTGNIRSESSIALHVMRSIEEYLLHNSQYNIIVRTHLATALYVLNHKRNILVNLETRFKLNISIEADDSIGTQYLTISKGTIAEGIASPPLVIENDNRKEDEDIISVENELAQDKTLAENNNRRQSKNRQSKLDENSFSHPSKNDGQNSEEARRRGRRRGRRGGRRNQDNDFYQARTPYAEPVGNFSNQAATEVKAKRRQRRVPPAETIGFNEQASNTKSSITQQSEIIKGDTAIKTKKRNTRFQKKSQNQQILENNQNTMVPTPAEERLVASVPHKSKTKKEDKLIPEMTEKDPVNTKTSTYKARTKAVIKKLTQIAEISKREPTQGEFAEHSSAKAEKVSDQPVITSSMPEASKKTERVGWWKRKTSSKG, from the coding sequence ATGTCAAACAAAATGCTTATAGATGCCTCTCACCCGGAGGAAACACGTGTTGTCGTTGTTCATGGCAACAAAATTGAAGAATTTGATTTCGAATCAGAACATAAAAAGCAACTTAAAGGAAATGTTTATTTAGCACGTATCACGCGTGTAGAGCCTTCGCTTCAAGCCGCTTTCGTAGAATATGGTGGTAATCGCCACGGTTTTTTAGCATTTTCGGAAATTCATCCCGATTATTACCAAATTCCCGTTGCCGACCGCCTTGCTCTTCTGGAAGAAGAAGAAAATGCTGCTATTAATGAGAATGACGCCAATGATCTGACCGAAGAAACACACCAGAGTAAAAAACGTCTGAGGAAGAAAAATAAAAATGATGATGTCGCAGCTGCGAATATCGAAAGTGATATTATATCCGAAACGATAACGGCTGACGATACAGAAGAAGCGCTCGATACGAATGCCCCCGACGACGATATCGAAATGGTAGGTGCAGAGGATGTAAGTGAGGAGCTTCCTGCTTATCAATATAAACAAAGGCGCCATTATAAAATTCAAGAAGTTATTAAACGGCGTCAAATTTTATTGGTACAAGTAATTAAAGAAGAACGCGGCAATAAAGGCGCAGCGCTCACGACTTACTTATCATTAGCAGGTCGTTACTCTGTTTTGATGCCCAATACAGCGCGAGGTGGTGGTATTTCAAGAAAAATTACTAATATACAACACCGTAAGCGTCTTAAAGAAATTGTAAAAGAATTGGCAGTTCCGAGAGGTATGGGCGTTATTTTGCGAACTGCTGGAGCAAACAGAACAAAAGCTGAGATTAAACGTGATTACGAATACCTTATACGCTTGTGGGACACTATTCGCACTCTGACGCTTAAATCAACTGCACCTTGTCTCATTCATGAAGAAAGTAATCTTATAAAACGCTCTATACGCGACCTTTACAATAAGAATATCAGCGAAGTCCTTGTCTCTGGCGATCAAGGATATCGCGAAGCTAAAGACTTCATGCGCATGTTAATGCCTAGCCATGCAAAAGTTGTTCAACCTTATCGTGATCCTACTCCTATCCTCGCGCGTAATAACATCGAAACTCAGCTTGATAAAATGTTCTATCCGCAGGTCTCTTTGAAATCTGGTGGTTACCTCGTTATCAATCAAACGGAGGCACTTGTTGCTATTGATGTAAATTCTGGCCGCTCTACCAAAGAACACTCTGTCGAAAAAACAGCGTTACAAACTAATCTCGAAGCTGCAGAAGAAGTAGCTCGTCAATTACGCTTACGTGATCTAGCTGGTTTAATCGTGATCGATTTCATTGATATGCTCGAAAATCGCAATATTAAGCTTGTTGAAAAAAAGCTGAAAGATTGTTTAAAAAATGACCGCGCTCGTATTCAAGTTGGCCACATATCGCATTTTGGTCTTTTAGAAATGAGTCGTCAGCGTATTCGTATATCCGTTTTAGAAAGTACGACGCAACCTTGCCCTCATTGCGCTGGAACTGGAAATATACGCTCTGAATCTTCAATTGCTTTACATGTCATGCGTTCAATTGAAGAATATCTTCTTCATAATTCTCAATATAATATTATAGTGCGCACGCACCTGGCAACAGCGCTTTATGTATTAAATCATAAGCGCAATATTCTCGTTAATTTAGAAACGCGGTTTAAGCTCAATATTAGTATTGAAGCAGACGACAGCATCGGAACACAATATTTAACTATCTCTAAGGGCACGATAGCAGAAGGAATTGCTTCGCCTCCTTTGGTAATCGAAAATGATAATAGAAAAGAGGACGAAGATATAATCTCGGTGGAGAACGAACTCGCCCAAGATAAAACATTAGCTGAAAATAATAATCGGCGTCAGTCTAAAAATCGTCAAAGTAAGCTTGATGAGAACTCTTTTTCCCATCCCTCTAAAAACGATGGCCAAAATAGTGAAGAGGCGCGCCGTCGCGGACGGCGCCGCGGACGGCGCGGAGGACGTCGCAATCAAGATAATGATTTTTATCAAGCTCGTACCCCTTATGCAGAACCGGTTGGAAACTTTTCTAACCAAGCTGCAACAGAAGTTAAAGCGAAACGCCGCCAACGCCGTGTTCCACCTGCCGAGACTATTGGATTTAATGAACAAGCAAGCAATACAAAATCCTCAATTACGCAGCAGAGTGAAATTATAAAAGGCGATACGGCTATCAAGACAAAAAAACGTAATACGCGTTTTCAAAAAAAGTCACAAAATCAGCAGATTCTGGAAAATAATCAAAATACGATGGTGCCAACACCTGCCGAAGAGCGACTTGTAGCCTCAGTCCCCCATAAATCTAAAACAAAAAAAGAAGATAAGTTAATTCCTGAAATGACTGAAAAAGATCCTGTTAATACAAAAACATCAACATATAAAGCGCGCACAAAAGCAGTTATCAAAAAATTAACTCAAATAGCAGAAATATCAAAACGAGAACCAACACAAGGAGAATTTGCTGAACATTCCTCAGCAAAAGCCGAAAAGGTATCTGACCAGCCCGTCATCACATCTTCAATGCCCGAAGCCTCTAAAAAAACTGAGCGCGTTGGTTGGTGGAAGCGCAAGACCTCTTCTAAAGGTTAA
- a CDS encoding extracellular solute-binding protein, translated as MPFCITHYSKFISVFIAFTFCYGAEAGGIAMRGTPKLPDKFDSFSYISPNAKREGKVTYGVVGTFDGLNPFVIRSFRTTARALFIDADFSGLVYEAMMVRSRDEPFTLYNLLAEKVELNDKRTEITFFLNPKAHFSDGNPVTVEDVLFTIKLLKDKGRPPFNQYMKHIEATEKIGSHGVKISFPQLKDREFPIILASTMPVLPKHAVNIDDFEKNGLTKIPGSGPYVIEHIDPGERIIYKRDPNYWGKDLPVNKGLHNFSTIQIEYFLHDAARFEAFKKGDIDVFIETDPNRWRLSYNFPAVYEGKVIKESFPKRTPADITGFVFNTRRDIFKDKKVRQALSMLFDFEWVNRHLFNSIYIRTEGYWDGSIFSAVGKQASTKERALLAPFPDAVLPEVMDGSWHMPKINGPDIARLNAQKAWDLLQQAGFTRKNNRAIAPNGLPFQFEIMTQTLDEEKVALAFQSSLARLGIHIQIRTVDDAQYQNRLGMFDYDMIIGKFRNSLSPGNEQINRWSSASRNLKGSYNFAGAADPAIDAMITAMLSANSNDDFIAAVRALDRILISGSYYIPLYHLPDQWVAYWSYIKHPAYTPLYGYYLPAWWRE; from the coding sequence ATGCCGTTCTGCATCACTCATTATTCCAAGTTTATTTCCGTTTTTATCGCTTTTACTTTTTGCTATGGAGCTGAAGCGGGGGGAATAGCGATGCGCGGAACGCCGAAATTACCAGATAAATTTGACTCTTTCTCTTATATATCTCCCAATGCAAAAAGAGAAGGCAAAGTTACCTACGGCGTCGTGGGAACATTTGACGGATTAAATCCATTTGTTATCCGTAGTTTTCGTACTACTGCAAGAGCGCTTTTTATTGACGCGGATTTCTCTGGTCTTGTTTATGAGGCGATGATGGTGCGTTCTCGTGATGAGCCTTTTACACTTTATAACCTTTTAGCAGAGAAAGTTGAACTAAACGACAAACGCACTGAAATTACCTTTTTCCTGAATCCAAAAGCACACTTTTCAGATGGAAACCCTGTAACAGTCGAGGATGTCTTATTCACCATCAAACTCCTTAAAGATAAAGGAAGACCACCATTTAATCAGTACATGAAGCATATAGAAGCCACCGAAAAAATTGGCAGCCACGGTGTTAAAATAAGCTTTCCGCAATTAAAAGATCGTGAATTTCCAATTATTTTGGCAAGCACAATGCCGGTATTACCCAAACATGCCGTTAATATTGATGATTTTGAGAAAAATGGACTAACTAAAATTCCAGGAAGCGGTCCTTATGTTATAGAACACATTGATCCGGGTGAACGAATTATCTACAAGCGCGATCCCAATTATTGGGGAAAAGATCTCCCTGTTAACAAAGGACTTCATAATTTTAGCACTATCCAAATTGAATATTTTCTCCATGATGCAGCGCGTTTTGAAGCCTTTAAAAAGGGCGATATCGACGTCTTCATTGAAACTGATCCAAACCGCTGGAGACTTTCTTATAATTTTCCAGCTGTCTATGAAGGGAAAGTTATTAAGGAAAGCTTTCCCAAAAGAACACCTGCCGATATCACTGGCTTTGTTTTTAATACACGCCGTGACATTTTTAAAGATAAAAAAGTGCGACAAGCATTATCAATGCTTTTCGATTTTGAATGGGTTAATCGCCACCTTTTTAATAGTATCTATATCAGAACAGAGGGTTACTGGGACGGATCTATTTTTTCGGCTGTTGGAAAACAAGCAAGCACAAAAGAAAGAGCGCTTTTAGCGCCTTTTCCTGATGCAGTTCTTCCTGAAGTAATGGATGGAAGTTGGCATATGCCCAAAATAAATGGGCCAGATATAGCGCGATTAAATGCTCAAAAAGCCTGGGATTTACTGCAACAAGCGGGTTTTACTAGGAAAAATAACAGAGCCATTGCCCCCAATGGTTTGCCATTTCAATTCGAAATTATGACTCAAACACTTGACGAAGAAAAAGTTGCGCTCGCCTTTCAGAGTAGTTTAGCGCGCCTTGGTATTCATATTCAGATAAGAACTGTTGATGATGCTCAATATCAAAACCGCTTAGGAATGTTCGATTATGATATGATTATCGGAAAATTCAGGAACTCTCTATCCCCGGGTAATGAACAAATAAATCGTTGGAGTTCAGCATCTCGGAATTTAAAAGGAAGTTATAACTTTGCAGGGGCAGCGGACCCTGCTATAGATGCAATGATAACAGCAATGCTTTCCGCAAACTCAAACGACGATTTTATCGCTGCAGTTCGCGCTTTGGATAGAATTCTCATTTCCGGCAGTTATTATATACCGCTTTATCATTTACCTGACCAGTGGGTAGCCTACTGGTCGTACATCAAACACCCTGCTTACACACCATTATATGGGTACTACCTTCCGGCTTGGTGGCGCGAGTAA
- the prfB gene encoding peptide chain release factor 2 (programmed frameshift), which translates to MRAEIETLVDEIQQAVKLLRGHLDWDQSLKRLECLNQRVEDPSFWDDAQQAQEMMRERQNLEDSVNSIRSLTQTLEESVELIMMGEEEGDAEVVSDAENTIRRLKNEVDKRRIDTLLSGEADQNDAYLEVHAGAGGTESQDWASMLLRMYTRWAEQHKMKVEMLEIHDGEEAGLKSATILVKGFNVYGKLKTESGVHRLVRISPYDSNARRHTSFASIWVYPVVDDNIEIDLSEEDIRVDTYRASGAGGQHVNTTDSAVRITHIKTGIVVQCQTERSQHKNRATAWAMLRARLYEEELKKREEEANAIEASKTEIGWGHQIRSYILQPYQLVKDLRTGVENTDPQAVLNGNLDAFIEAALAQRVYKKDKGTGNIE; encoded by the exons ATGCGAGCAGAAATAGAAACATTAGTAGATGAAATTCAGCAAGCTGTTAAGTTGCTAAGGGGGCATCTT GACTGGGATCAGTCATTAAAACGCCTTGAATGCCTCAATCAAAGGGTAGAAGACCCATCATTTTGGGATGATGCGCAACAAGCGCAAGAGATGATGCGCGAGCGGCAGAATCTCGAGGATTCAGTTAATAGCATCCGATCGCTTACACAAACGCTCGAAGAATCCGTTGAATTAATCATGATGGGTGAAGAAGAGGGGGACGCAGAAGTTGTTTCTGATGCAGAAAATACGATACGTAGACTTAAAAATGAAGTAGATAAACGGCGTATCGATACACTTCTTTCAGGAGAAGCAGATCAGAACGATGCTTATTTAGAAGTTCACGCTGGAGCAGGCGGTACGGAAAGCCAAGATTGGGCCTCTATGCTTTTACGTATGTATACTCGTTGGGCTGAGCAGCATAAAATGAAAGTCGAAATGTTGGAAATTCATGATGGAGAAGAGGCTGGCCTAAAATCAGCTACTATCCTTGTAAAAGGGTTTAATGTTTATGGTAAGCTGAAAACAGAATCAGGCGTCCATCGCTTAGTACGCATTTCACCGTACGATTCTAATGCAAGGCGCCATACCTCTTTTGCAAGTATTTGGGTCTACCCAGTTGTTGATGACAATATTGAAATAGATCTTTCAGAAGAAGATATCCGCGTTGATACCTATCGCGCATCAGGTGCTGGAGGCCAACACGTTAATACAACGGATTCTGCGGTTCGTATCACTCATATAAAAACAGGTATCGTTGTTCAATGTCAGACGGAGCGTTCTCAGCATAAAAATCGCGCAACGGCTTGGGCTATGTTGCGCGCGCGACTTTATGAAGAAGAGCTAAAAAAAAGGGAAGAAGAAGCCAATGCCATTGAGGCCTCTAAGACAGAAATTGGGTGGGGCCATCAAATTAGATCTTATATTCTTCAGCCTTATCAGCTCGTTAAAGATTTGCGCACAGGCGTTGAAAATACCGACCCACAAGCTGTACTTAATGGCAATTTAGACGCATTTATAGAGGCAGCGCTTGCTCAACGTGTTTATAAAAAAGACAAAGGGACTGGCAATATTGAGTGA
- a CDS encoding penicillin-binding protein 1A yields the protein MVWRVMAGNQADKLPDYEVLSLYEPPVMSRVHAADGSIMAEFAAKNRLYLAIQSMPNLLKEAFISAEDKNFYHHFGLDPEGLSRALVNNIRNIASGRRLEGASTITQQVAKNFLLTSDATFQRKLKEAILAMRIERTYSKDHILELYLNEIYLGRGAYGVAAAALTYFDKPVNELTLEECAYLAALPKGPANYDPFKYTQRAIDRRNWVIDRMVANGYVTPEQGKQAKIKPLGATMRGSGDYVFSADYFTEEVRRRLISRYGVKALYEGGLSVRTTLNPRLQRIARRALRNGLIKFDHSLGWRGAYKHIDEKSDWGVELADIVGLSDVPEWRLAVILSISDSEIKIGLQPQREVSGFVSKKREIAVLSGAESRWALHIVNKNGSRKTVDNLSQILRVGDVIFVEKIPNKGDVYRLQQIPEVEGAIVAMEPQTGRVLAMIGGFSFAVSEFNRATQAYRQPGSSFKPFVYAAALDIGYTPASVILDGPIEVRQRNGQVWQPKNYAGTFAGPSTLRYGIEHSRNLMTVRLANDMGMPLVAEYAERFGITDKMQPYLPMALGAGETTLLRMVTAYSVIANGGRSIKPSLIDRVQDRYGKTVYQHDDRICENCNVQSWDNQSEPTLIDERDQVLDPMTAYQITSMMEGVVQRGTAARLRYLNRHIAAKTGTTNDSRDAWFMGFTPGLVVGVFVGYDQPATLGKNETGSSLAAPIFGEFMENALKNKPDVPFKIPDGMILMPINRKTGMLAEAGDSDVIIEAFKPGTGPADIYQVIGGTDFFQEGVPAVTTSPQVNKALESGTGGLY from the coding sequence ATGGTATGGAGGGTGATGGCTGGTAATCAAGCTGATAAACTTCCTGATTATGAAGTTCTTTCGTTATATGAGCCTCCTGTAATGAGCCGTGTTCATGCTGCTGACGGTAGTATCATGGCGGAGTTTGCCGCGAAAAATCGTCTTTATTTAGCAATTCAGTCGATGCCGAATCTTCTTAAAGAGGCCTTTATTTCAGCCGAAGACAAAAACTTTTATCACCATTTCGGTTTGGATCCAGAGGGGCTTTCTAGAGCCTTAGTTAATAATATCCGCAATATTGCTTCTGGTCGGCGCCTGGAAGGAGCGTCGACCATTACTCAACAGGTCGCCAAGAATTTTCTTTTGACTTCAGATGCAACATTTCAGCGTAAATTAAAAGAAGCCATTCTCGCTATGCGTATCGAGAGAACTTACTCGAAGGACCATATCCTTGAACTTTACCTTAACGAAATTTATCTTGGTCGCGGCGCTTACGGTGTCGCGGCAGCTGCATTGACTTACTTTGATAAACCAGTCAATGAGCTCACTTTAGAAGAGTGCGCTTATTTGGCCGCTCTTCCTAAAGGTCCAGCGAATTATGATCCATTCAAATATACACAACGCGCTATCGACCGGCGCAATTGGGTTATAGATCGAATGGTTGCAAATGGGTATGTGACGCCAGAACAGGGCAAACAAGCTAAAATAAAACCTTTAGGAGCCACAATGCGTGGGAGCGGAGATTATGTTTTTTCTGCTGATTATTTTACTGAAGAAGTGCGCCGTCGTTTAATAAGCCGCTACGGAGTTAAGGCACTTTACGAAGGTGGGCTATCAGTCCGTACAACGTTAAATCCGCGTTTGCAGCGTATTGCGCGGCGCGCTTTACGAAATGGTTTAATCAAATTTGATCATTCGCTGGGGTGGCGTGGAGCTTACAAGCATATCGATGAAAAAAGCGATTGGGGTGTAGAACTTGCAGATATCGTCGGGCTAAGTGATGTTCCTGAATGGCGCTTAGCAGTTATTCTATCTATTAGCGACAGTGAGATAAAGATTGGCTTGCAGCCACAGCGTGAAGTTTCAGGTTTTGTATCAAAAAAGCGAGAAATTGCTGTACTATCCGGGGCCGAATCAAGATGGGCGCTGCACATCGTTAACAAAAATGGTAGTCGGAAAACTGTTGATAATTTGTCTCAGATTTTGCGCGTCGGGGATGTTATTTTTGTCGAAAAGATTCCGAATAAGGGCGATGTTTATCGTTTGCAACAGATACCAGAGGTCGAAGGTGCAATTGTCGCTATGGAACCTCAGACAGGGCGCGTTCTTGCGATGATCGGTGGTTTTTCCTTTGCTGTGTCCGAATTTAATCGCGCAACGCAGGCTTATCGCCAACCTGGTTCTTCTTTTAAGCCTTTTGTCTATGCGGCAGCTCTTGATATTGGGTATACACCAGCATCTGTAATTTTGGATGGTCCAATTGAAGTTCGCCAACGCAACGGTCAAGTATGGCAACCTAAAAATTATGCTGGTACATTCGCAGGGCCTTCGACATTACGTTATGGTATTGAGCATTCTCGTAATCTTATGACTGTACGACTCGCCAATGATATGGGAATGCCGCTCGTAGCTGAATATGCTGAACGTTTTGGTATCACAGATAAAATGCAGCCTTATCTTCCTATGGCTCTAGGTGCAGGAGAAACAACACTTTTACGGATGGTGACAGCTTATTCAGTTATTGCGAATGGAGGACGCTCTATCAAACCTTCGCTTATAGATCGGGTCCAAGATCGTTACGGGAAGACTGTTTATCAACATGATGATCGCATATGTGAAAATTGTAATGTTCAATCGTGGGATAATCAAAGCGAGCCAACCTTGATTGATGAACGTGATCAAGTTCTTGATCCCATGACGGCTTATCAAATTACTTCAATGATGGAGGGGGTCGTTCAACGTGGTACGGCCGCGCGTTTGCGTTATCTTAACCGACATATTGCCGCTAAAACAGGAACAACTAACGATTCTAGAGACGCGTGGTTCATGGGGTTTACACCTGGTCTTGTGGTTGGTGTGTTTGTTGGTTACGATCAACCGGCTACGTTGGGAAAGAATGAAACGGGGAGCTCATTAGCGGCTCCTATTTTTGGTGAATTTATGGAAAATGCCCTAAAGAATAAGCCGGATGTACCATTTAAGATACCAGATGGTATGATTTTAATGCCGATTAATCGCAAGACTGGTATGCTCGCTGAAGCAGGGGATAGTGACGTTATTATAGAAGCATTTAAACCCGGGACGGGGCCTGCCGATATATATCAAGTAATTGGCGGAACTGACTTTTTTCAGGAAGGTGTCCCAGCAGTAACTACTTCTCCGCAGGTCAACAAAGCTCTTGAAAGTGGCACAGGCGGATTATACTAA
- a CDS encoding invasion associated locus B family protein has translation MSHKDSYFSILVGAVACFFIAYTPVSAQNLSQGWHKICSKQDDVDICNTTNSIVSDSGHLLTAVNLVEIRGKQDERRIGVQVPTGRFLPEGINIQIGDNFSKKIPYIICDGPSCIANEVLDDKLIDAMKAGSKMVVTTTNFQGTVNPIELSLNGFTAAYTGSGIDEEAFQQKQMKLQQAIQLKQRELEERVKAEQKKAKQGE, from the coding sequence ATGTCGCATAAAGATTCTTATTTTTCTATATTGGTTGGGGCTGTTGCTTGTTTTTTTATAGCTTATACTCCGGTGAGTGCACAGAATTTATCTCAGGGGTGGCATAAAATTTGCAGCAAGCAAGATGATGTCGATATTTGTAACACGACGAACTCTATTGTTTCAGACAGCGGTCATCTTTTAACAGCCGTTAATTTAGTTGAGATACGGGGCAAACAAGATGAAAGACGTATAGGTGTCCAAGTACCTACAGGCCGTTTTTTGCCAGAAGGTATTAATATTCAAATTGGGGATAATTTTTCTAAAAAAATTCCCTATATTATCTGCGATGGGCCGAGCTGCATCGCTAATGAAGTCTTAGATGATAAATTAATTGATGCTATGAAGGCCGGTTCAAAAATGGTTGTAACTACAACCAATTTTCAGGGGACAGTTAATCCTATCGAACTTTCTCTTAATGGGTTTACAGCTGCATATACCGGTTCTGGTATAGATGAGGAGGCTTTTCAACAAAAACAAATGAAGTTACAGCAAGCTATTCAATTAAAGCAGAGAGAGCTTGAAGAACGCGTAAAGGCTGAGCAAAAGAAAGCTAAACAAGGAGAATAA
- a CDS encoding N-acetylmuramoyl-L-alanine amidase family protein: protein MTKCYFTKRLKLACWTAILRLTYCLLFFMTFQMHIYAADTLKLVNLRTIGDDARTRIIAVFNAKPNFSLQILDAPARLVINLPTVDLSVQNTLSGKQRALSAMLSDIHYSAPGAQASHITLTSKTAFSIEKNAVQKLNNGLWQILIDITQNTQKKFIQTLEKQRENGQNAKAQLDLAHPFRVVLDPGHGGVDSGAQGVTGILEKNITLAFVRALRSELEKDPNIEVILTRDSDVFLKLNERVKKAQKANADLFMSIHADTINLQYLRGATVYTLSDKASDVIAKTLAENENMMDLFEGLPLQESSEVANILIDLAQRETHTFSVNFADRIILNLSKNNINLINNPHRYAAFQVLKAPDIPSVLIEIGYLSNKEDEKSLNNPQWREQVAASIADSVRQFAEYRREITQSF, encoded by the coding sequence ATGACAAAATGTTATTTTACAAAAAGATTAAAACTGGCCTGTTGGACAGCTATCTTGCGTCTTACATATTGTTTATTATTTTTTATGACATTTCAAATGCACATTTACGCTGCAGATACGTTAAAACTCGTCAATTTACGAACCATCGGTGACGACGCACGCACGCGTATTATCGCTGTTTTTAATGCTAAGCCAAATTTTTCTTTACAGATTTTAGATGCGCCCGCACGCTTAGTTATTAATTTGCCTACAGTTGATCTTTCAGTACAAAATACGCTTTCAGGTAAACAGAGGGCGCTATCGGCCATGCTGTCAGATATACATTACAGCGCTCCTGGTGCGCAAGCTTCGCATATTACTTTAACGAGTAAAACCGCTTTTTCCATTGAAAAAAATGCAGTACAAAAATTAAACAATGGTTTATGGCAGATTTTAATTGATATTACTCAAAATACACAAAAGAAATTCATTCAAACGTTAGAAAAGCAGCGAGAGAACGGCCAAAATGCAAAAGCACAATTAGATTTAGCACATCCTTTTCGAGTTGTCCTTGACCCTGGCCACGGGGGAGTCGATAGTGGCGCACAGGGTGTAACCGGAATTCTGGAAAAAAATATAACACTCGCTTTTGTACGCGCGCTGCGGAGTGAATTAGAAAAAGATCCTAATATCGAGGTTATCTTAACACGTGATTCTGATGTATTTTTAAAATTAAACGAAAGAGTTAAAAAAGCTCAAAAAGCAAACGCTGATCTTTTTATGTCTATTCATGCAGATACTATTAATCTTCAGTATCTCCGCGGGGCTACAGTGTACACTTTATCAGATAAAGCATCTGATGTTATTGCCAAAACTTTGGCTGAGAATGAAAATATGATGGACCTTTTTGAGGGATTACCTTTGCAAGAATCATCTGAAGTCGCAAATATTTTGATTGATCTTGCCCAGCGTGAAACCCATACATTTTCTGTCAATTTTGCTGATCGTATTATTTTAAATTTATCAAAAAATAATATCAATCTTATAAATAATCCTCACCGATACGCTGCTTTTCAAGTTTTGAAAGCCCCGGATATACCTTCTGTCTTGATAGAAATAGGTTACTTATCTAATAAAGAAGATGAAAAATCGTTAAATAACCCCCAATGGAGAGAACAAGTGGCTGCTTCTATTGCTGATTCTGTTCGCCAATTTGCTGAGTATCGCCGAGAAATTACGCAATCTTTTTGA
- a CDS encoding peroxiredoxin — MTKITQGDVAPDFDLPRDGGGRLRLSDLRGKPVVLYFYPKDDTSGCTSEAIDFTRLKEEFNKIGVIVIGMSPDEVSKHDRFKAKHNLDIILASDEEKTTLEAYGVWVEKNMYGRKYMGVERTTFLIDSTGKIAKEWRKVSVPGHAENVLEAARMLK; from the coding sequence ATGACAAAGATAACGCAAGGTGATGTCGCCCCTGATTTTGATTTACCTCGTGATGGTGGAGGCCGGTTGCGTCTTTCTGATCTTCGAGGAAAGCCGGTTGTTTTATATTTTTACCCTAAAGATGATACGAGTGGCTGCACAAGCGAAGCGATCGATTTTACACGACTGAAAGAAGAATTTAATAAAATCGGAGTTATCGTTATCGGTATGTCTCCAGATGAGGTTAGCAAACACGACCGATTTAAGGCGAAACATAATCTTGATATCATTCTTGCATCAGACGAAGAAAAAACAACTCTCGAAGCATATGGTGTTTGGGTTGAAAAAAATATGTACGGACGTAAATATATGGGCGTCGAGCGTACTACTTTCTTAATTGATTCAACCGGGAAAATAGCAAAAGAATGGCGTAAAGTTAGCGTACCCGGACACGCCGAAAACGTCCTAGAAGCTGCGCGGATGCTTAAATAA